GTCCATGATAAGAAATCAAGGCTATCTTTGTCAAACGCTCCAGACCTGATATTATACTGGGAAAACTGTGGAAAATGTTGCCTTCAGTGGCAGTAATAATCATCTCTCTCAACTCTTTTGGAGGCTGCGcccaattttcaattcaatttagcTAGTAGGATAAAGAGTGGAAGTAAGATTTGAATAAAATATATTAGAGCAAGATATTTGACTTGCGCGTTATTTTCCCACAGTTGCTGTAAGCTGGAGGTTCCATAAAGCTCTAAAACCCTTAGATTTGTCAATGAAAGCCAAGCGGGAAGTTTTGTTTGTTGGAAATCAAACCAACGAAGCCACACTAGATGCTTTGGTTGTCCAGGAAAGTCTGCGGTAAAATAATCTCCGGCAACAACAAGGAGTTTTAATAGAATCCAGAATCGAAGATTAATACACTCTTCAAAAGGCGGAGGATAACGATCACGACATATAAGGAACTCGTTGTGAGCAGGACATGCAACAAATTGAGTTGTAGCAGCCATTATGCCCCTGATCTCCTGAGTATACAAGGGAAAAAACAGTAATAAAATTGAATCAAAGCAATCACTGATACAAGCCAATGTGCTATGAGTTCTTCAGTAGTAATAGCTCCTACAAATAAATCATCAAGCTTACCTCTGTGTAACTCATGATCTTAGTCATATGTTTGGTGGACCATAGATGATGCGGCGAGCATTCAATTGCGATTTCTCTCCCCAAATCGCGAAGATGATTATGCATTCTTATGCGGTTCTGTTTGTCGATCTCAACGAGACACTTGCTCACAAGGTTTTCCAGATCACTCCACTCCGCTGCATCCCACACTGCAATGGCCAAATTTTTCTTTTCGCCAACGAAGAAACAAGCTACATCCAAAAATATATTTTGCTCATCCTTGTCGAGTGCATCGTAACTGAGTCTCAGGCTCTCTTTTATCTTACTGGGCAATAATCTAGAGATCTTCTTTAACACAGATTCCCACTCCTTCTCAGTCTTTCCGTAAAGCATTCCTGCAGTGACCTCAAGAGATAAGGGTAATCCATCACAAGCATTTATGAACTGTTGAACGAGACCTTCAAAGGCTGCCGGTGGAGAGGATTTTACGAAAGCATGCCAGCAAAAAAGTTCCTTGGCTTGACACGAATCCAGTGCTCTCATCTTGTATGTATAGCACGATCTAAGGACGCTCAAATCGCGTGTAGTGATAATAATCAAACTACCGGATCCAAGTGTTCTGCCCATATCTGGCAACAGAGCATTCAATTGATTCACATCATCAACGTCATCCAAAACAATGAGCACGCGAAGGGATCTTAAACGCCCAGCCAAAATAGACTTGCCTTCGCTTGCATCCTTGAATGGTATACTAAGATGTAGCACGTCCTCCAAGAGTTGTTTTTGCAATTCATGCAATGCGTTCTCTCTTACTCTGAATAGAAAGCTACAGTTATCATAGGCCGAGTATTTTCTGTTATATAACTCTTTGGCAAGTGTAGTTTTACCACAGCCACCCATGCCGACAATCCCTACAATCTCTGCATTTCGATTATCTCGAGCAGATCTCACTCTTTCAAAGTCTTGTACGGCATCATCTAGTCCAACTGAATATGGAGCTACATCCAAAGGCACCTTCACATTCTTTATCTCCTGCAGTATGCGATTCACAATTCTTTTTAACAGAATCCCTTCATCACTGGCCATTGTGGACAAATATCAGTAGATGGTACAGTTACAAAAATcgaatttaaaataaagaaaataagcATCCGATTACGAGGGAACGAAATATATGATACATACCTGTTAGTCGTGTACTCATAGCCGGTATAAAAGGAAACTTTGTGGAGTGCCTCTTTCCACTTTTTAAGCTTTTCTGGCCTGTATCTACCTTGCGTTTCATATTTGGAAAAGGCATCAGCATACAATCCCCTAGTCACTTCCCATCTGAGATCAGCAGGCTTAACATTATAGAAAACAGGAATAATTGTGCTCCTAATTTCCAGCATAAACGACAGCTCTTCTAAACAGTAGGGCGATTTCGCATAATCTTTGGAAAATATGGCGATATGAATTAGAGCACTACGCGCTACATCTTCTATTGCTTTTGGAAAGCAGTCACCCAAATCAAGCTCTTCTCGGTCCAGAAAGACTTTCACTCCAAGGTGATCAAGGAAATGGTAGATGGAGCTGGCCAGTGTCAATTTCACATCAGATCCAcgatgattaatgaaaacatcatagGGCTCCTTCTTCAGTGCTGTTGATGATGAAGCAATTCCTGTAATATCAtggaaaatataaattataattcttaaaaatatcaataatcaataaataatataataatacaatatatatatttttatataatatgcCTCTTATtaaaagtttctaaattcatattaaaaaatattcaagacaaaaatattaaaaatgttcTAAAAATTAAATCAACTTAACTTTAAACTTCAGATTAGAGACTAATCTAAAAATCTATATTAAAGATAttctaaaaaaaatagaaatagttatattctatttttgaaaatatttaaaattaatttgtaattttataaaaaatattataaaatgatatatattaatGTTATAAATTAGAGTACTATATTTACTCATATAATGGTTTCTAATAATTTAAATTGACATATATacaattttataaaaatataacatgTCAATCTATATAGTCTAATAAATTTGAAGTAATTGAAAAAACAATCATATGAAGCATCAAATTCCAATCTTGTATAGGGCTATGTGCATTAAAATTTGATGAGCATGAACAATGGAGACTTTGGAGTTGTGttgagtgtaaggaagttaaggtaCTAGAATaatttcctacactaatcttgagaggagggatATGCAAAAATTTCAAATCTTTACAATATTTAGAAACATTAAACAAAAATAACACAAATAACATCCATACCACAACACATTGATTTACATGGGAAAACTCTTttagagaaaaaacccacactccaaaactcatccaatatattattcaaaaatcaactaCAAATTACAATATATTTGTAGGTTAAGTTTTCATAGGAGTATTGCTAATGGAGATCTAGAGGCAGCTCAACAACTATCAGACTCTCAAAATACATAACAATACATAGTTGTAATCTAGTGCCCTCATAAAGAAGGGTTGTCTTCTAGGGAAAGAAAAGCCAAAATAAtatacatcattagatttgtcagtTCCTCCAACTAATTTTCGCATAACACCTATGAATTAATCAACCTTTCAATCTATAGGTTCTAAGGTCAGtagccaatgaacaagattcaacTATATGTTGACATTCTTTTCATTTTAGGATTTGTAGAGCCAAGGTGGGTTTCCCTATAAAATGTCATAAAATCTTATTCTAGTTATGCACATACATTGTTTTTTATAGCAGATAACTTGCATTGAAAATATACCAGGGAAAGTTTGATCAACTTCAAATTAGGTTACATTCTTGGTCCATCAACATTCTTTtagtatttggaagcaaattctaaGCTAAACCTACTCCTACAAATAGGAAATTAAAAGGTATTTCGATTTTAGATGTTTCTAAACTTGAAGTATACTTCTAAACATGATTGGTGCCTAAATCCTTGGGAAATAGATTCTAGATGCAAATTAGAAATATACCCACACAATAGTATTAAGTCAAATCATTTGACCCTTTTAATTTATGCATTACATAAATGTGTCTGCATTTTCAACCATAAATTATGCTTACTGATCTATTTGTTCTCACAAAACCACAATAATGTGTCAAAAAAATTGTATTCTTTCATTAAAAGAAACCCATGAACACATTAAATAGTAACAAAGCATTTGGAATGACaaatcaagatatgattgatatATTAATTTATATGAGAAATGTGAGTACAATTTAGAGACAATTTTGTAGTATATCCATTTCTATTCAAAATGATTGAAGATATTACATAAGCACACTAATTTTTGCAACTATTCTCTATGACTCAAAGCTAAACACTAACTACATATGTCTATCCGCATGGATCAAAATTTAGAACCCACGCAAATGATCCTGAATTGTCTTTTATAGAAACAATGGTGCAAAACAAGCTTTAGATCATAATGCACATGTCATTTTTTTCATTTGACaaacttttacaaatgaagaatAGAATAAAGGTATCTTTGTTGGCCACAAGAAACAAAAATATAAGCATTTCCTaaagaaaccaaagaagaaactaataACTACATGAAGAGTACAAATCCCATGGTAGATGTTATGCCATCATTAACTCAAATTGGTTAGACAAGAATTGCTTTGAGGCTGCAAAGTATGAGTTTTGTTGATGATTCATCTACCTTTAACTTCTTGGATGATGTGGAGAGTCTTCAAACTAATTTTGTTTAAGAGAATAATATGGAGAAACAAGTTGATAGGTGGTAGTGAATAGTTGGAGACCAAGGCCCTAAAATCTGATTGCAATTCATTAATATGTAGATTATATAcactcaatttattttaataattattgagTACTTGTGATCTAGATGATCTGGCAAGGTCTCATTTCTGATAACTAAAGTGTGGTCAACATAATACTGCAAATGTATCTTTTATTTGCTTAGTTGAATGAGGAGTGCCTGTTAGCAAGAGACGCTGcatgtatgttgagatgttgtcattgatggcaactcacaTCAGATTTGGCATCCGtagttcatgttttcatcattccaaaagattgattgaagatttattaagTATTGGTGAGGTCCGGTGAATAGAACAGTGTATCCGACAAAGTGTGCAGTGTTTTGGTTCGcaaattattttggttgagtatttttctttgcggatctgggagatgtattgtggatatgcaatttaccttattctaggtttgtggcctctggtgttaagttttgtgtTGGTTGGTAAGATCCGGTAGATTGTTTTTTGGTAAAGATAATGGTTATCAATGGTAATGTGTGGAAATGCATTATGTAGATCTTACGGATCAATTTTGGTGAGTGTTTATGTGTTCAAGGTTGATGAGCCAACATGTGGAAAGTGTGTGGTcattttgttttggtccacatggttgttttggatctGATTGAGTTGACTtgtgtacatgtttcatcttttgtgatgTGCTCTAGAAGCCAACAtggtggtgacctaaattggtgatgcagatatataagataggtttatttgatcattttggcaaTCGATGATTATGTATGAATAATGTATGAGTGATTATGCACAGTTTCACACGCTCATGGTGAAGATTTGAGCTTCGGTATGATGCAAAATATCAGAACATAGCAGTTATACAGAGTTGAATAAGATACAGTATTTTATGCTTAATCGACACTATtctaggcatttgcagatgctattacaTAGTTCATTTTCATGTATGTTCCTTTGTAACTCTTTTGTAAGGAAATGTGCCTTCTAAGGTTGTAGCCTTGTTTGtaacttgagtagtgagctctaggcagtgtgcctgaatgcgtaCGTGCATTCCTATGCAACATTTACATATACTTTTAACAGAGTATCATTTTACTATGGGTATGATCCCTCCaaggtttttcccttgaccaggttttccatgtaaaaaatcttgtgttatggtggtgcttttgtgtgtattgtgcttttgtttattcttcttattcatttgcattaagtggattAAAGgataaattaataaaatcaaaagttgcagaacattgattcaccccccctctcagtgttcattgattccaacaattggtatcagagcctagttccttagaggaagcctaacagtttgaggaagatccGAGAAGGTAAATCAATGGATTATAGTAATCTTAGAAAGCAGCTGGTcattgctcttgaagatcttgatcgtGCATGGGATGAGAACCGACAAGTGAAGAAAACCTCAAAGATGCTAAAGAATACATTGAAACACCGAAGGATCAGTTGAATAaatcaaggaaaaagagaaaggaTGTTGATGATCAACTTAAGCAGAAAGAAAGTCAGAACATTGATAAAGAAGCCTTGagggaaaagacaaaagaatgtggtAGATTAGCTACAGCCAATGTAGTCAAGAAGAATGATGTTGGCATTtaatgaatattgcattaatgaagtttaagtgttgtcattgatgtcaattgtaatagATAATGGAATTGTATTGCAattggtagtgatgcagtaatgcaaccagtAGTTGAGTAGTGATGAAAACCGGTATTACTATTGTAGCAGTgggatcaatcggtaaccctacttgttgatatgccaaaccctaaccgatggagcttggtgaatcgactgtgttgatctatgatcaaatggtgatcggagatgattatgccatatgtgcatgatgcatgtgatgagtttcaaagtggtttttggcacatagagataattgTTTTTGAAGATGGTAAAATGGTTAGCAAGGTGAATTCAAGTGGTTAGTGcacaaataaaacattaaaagatattaaaatatgaaacatgcataaaaccacataaagacatgaataaaatgcatataccttgcaaacctttacctctccctcagattgagcctgTGGTGAAGCTGaattggtgaagttgaatagtgCCTTTCTCTTCAACTTGATCGGAtgggctcctcttgcttgcttgatgtggatggctctccaaatgtgcacaatatgattgatgggaggatgagatggatggataagtgactaagtgatggatgagtatggatttggctataatttggatgctttgatgacttttttgaactcaaatgggcagcataagattattaaacttggagatgaaaaatagagggatggagtcctcaatttataggaagaggagaggaaaagtggatggctaggatggattcaagatgaagggctaggattgcttgtgagctcacacaaggcccaagagagggtgtggagaccaagagatatgccttaaatgcatttcttgtcttcacactcctcaaggtacattggggagacttcccaaggtgccttgagaagagcaaagtgcattgggaagacttccccatgtgccttgagaggagaaagggatgtgacattccttgaagaatggggaggaggaatttaaaattctccaaaaagggataatcatggggattggaggaataagaaggaattaaaaattccttgggagaggagatgcctagaggattgtgagattttgaagatctcacattcacctaggaaaagagcattaaaagctagtggttggatggaagggacaaggagttgacttcgtggctaatcatcatgattagccattagcaactcattaggagggggattagaatttgtaggaggatttgactaggagagagaatgagtggagggaattaaaaattggaagaataaggctaagtgagtttagggagtttctagaagactttattaggttaatgataaattaagaagatggtttgcaggaagcatgtgggttaactaattaattgaaattaattagctaagagggagatttgtgagaattcaatttttagaagaataaagaaagattttgatttattaaataaatcagtcacatactatagtgacaatatcaattatatttaattaatattgaggagaatttgaattaacataattgattaattaattatgtgaggaattaaaaataattaaaaataattatttttaagtgtctacattttgcccctctttgaagcgaggtgtgatgacgtgttgattcaaagaatgatcttatttttttgatgatgatattgattcgattgataagatctagattcagtctggtttcaagaaggatccATCCCGTACAAGACAAAggtgatcaaagcgtttggttccaggaaggattcatcatgtataagacatgatcatagcgcaacgtctagtttcaggaaggattcatcctgtataagacatgactgatcacaacgtctggtttcaggaaggattcatcctgtataagcaaTGATCAGAGcgaaacatctggtttcaggaaggattcatcctgtataagacatgactaatcacaacgtctggtttcaggaaggattcatcctatataagacatgatcagagcgcaacgtctggttttaggaaggattcattctatataagacatgatcagagcgcaacgtctggttttaggaaggattcattctatataagacatgattgatcacaacgtttggtttcaagaaggattcatcctgtataagacatgatcaaaatcataattaattatgtgaggaattaaaaaataattaaaaggatgccccagcgtaaagcatgggaggtgtatgccccctcgagaattttttcgaaaaaaaggacgaaaaattctcgaaaaaagagagggatagatgaggaagaaatatgaagggataaatgaggaagaaatatgaagtagtcgtgaataatttggaaagaagaatagtaGAGGCAAGACTGCGGGGAAAGATGGGCCCTCACGAGGGCCCATATATGCCACAACGgacccaatgaggagtcattgtatcatgacggacatattttcctctttatatatatttgtatgcatttattgtgatggattatttttgtttctcttatgatgtcatatatggatgcaatcatggatgtgttatgctgacctattttgtgatgcaaagtggatgcttatgtatgtatgtttatgatgtgttgttgacaTAGTTTTtagatgcaggatgagtgatttttatgttttatgtatgtttatgatgcagtctaaatgtaatgctatatggatgagtgtatcttttatttatgtgatgcaatcttatatggtagatgttttgtggaaaatatgactgtctaagaaatgcattttacatgatgtgaatgaataaataaaaagagggaatatgccaataataacacaatgatcttagatagaagaatatggaatagatggggagtgggggaaattgagaactccatgagattattgagtttaggatttgatggaatgatggtgagattttatgcacaacaaatgtggagagccaacctagtttgatgtttccctgagtggcttgcaccactgactatagaaatcaggatgccatgagaaacccaggg
The nucleotide sequence above comes from Cryptomeria japonica chromosome 11, Sugi_1.0, whole genome shotgun sequence. Encoded proteins:
- the LOC131027037 gene encoding disease resistance protein RPV1-like, whose amino-acid sequence is MGAGSTAPTRGSAAPCGHREGLRSLRPSRQGRKGCDHHGGRSELQPPWLRPVREGGGGGRIIIYIFHDITGIASSSTALKKEPYDVFINHRGSDVKLTLASSIYHFLDHLGVKVFLDREELDLGDCFPKAIEDVARSALIHIAIFSKDYAKSPYCLEELSFMLEIRSTIIPVFYNVKPADLRWEVTRGLYADAFSKYETQGRYRPEKLKKWKEALHKVSFYTGYEYTTNSDEGILLKRIVNRILQEIKNVKVPLDVAPYSVGLDDAVQDFERVRSARDNRNAEIVGIVGMGGCGKTTLAKELYNRKYSAYDNCSFLFRVRENALHELQKQLLEDVLHLSIPFKDASEGKSILAGRLRSLRVLIVLDDVDDVNQLNALLPDMGRTLGSGSLIIITTRDLSVLRSCYTYKMRALDSCQAKELFCWHAFVKSSPPAAFEGLVQQFINACDGLPLSLEVTAGMLYGKTEKEWESVLKKISRLLPSKIKESLRLSYDALDKDEQNIFLDVACFFVGEKKNLAIAVWDAAEWSDLENLVSKCLVEIDKQNRIRMHNHLRDLGREIAIECSPHHLWSTKHMTKIMSYTEEIRGIMAATTQFVACPAHNEFLICRDRYPPPFEECINLRFWILLKLLVVAGDYFTADFPGQPKHLVWLRWFDFQQTKLPAWLSLTNLRVLELYGTSSLQQLWENNAQPPKELREMIITATEGNIFHSFPSIISGLERLTKIALISYHGQEFRFSRLPDEFCDLQSLEHLELRQCESLLSLPARFGDLRNLQHLDLCSCKQLRMLPVSFKQLTHLKYLDFSGCKKLVLEEDILENITQLENLYLSGCLAIKKLPHQITDQACLRELRLQDTSLEELPSNIGRLSKLEVLTIGSQLLKSLPDSLGNLFSLKSLSIIDCMVLECLPKTLGHLELLEDLSIEATGVRSLPEGFRQLANLRTLKISDCPLEELDFGSVPSFPLEKLTAINLNETLVNRISISKYCCPRLETLRLSNNDFLEEIETLPATVKIELPECEKGKNIKGICALSIISNSAS